One window from the genome of Treponema sp. OMZ 838 encodes:
- a CDS encoding cobalt transporter — protein MRYGVILFVFCIITGALWANPFTGKKNTPAPVRAEKPADFIVNRQAQLHTKLGDSIYEWTQTHSAQAFWTIIGLAFFYGVMHALGPGHRKTLVFSFYLTRKAPVWEPAVTSLTLAGLHGITSLLLLLIFRNVSGALSAHTDSAAIYLEGFSFILLLLLSGASILHLLSDAFSNRFPRLRFSRRSLAPGQSSKPAYNTGSYGSARYKNYRPQRRTAGNIQWGAFLLSGMYPCPAALLVLVLVSTLDAAGIGIIAVIGISAGMAIPITVAAYLAWTGRQRLFKRIGKTQKYAETAALVLSLAAYSAIFIFSFIAVLPFIKSVIG, from the coding sequence ATGCGATACGGAGTTATCTTGTTTGTATTTTGTATTATAACCGGCGCTCTCTGGGCAAACCCCTTTACCGGCAAAAAAAATACGCCTGCTCCCGTCCGCGCGGAGAAACCGGCTGATTTTATTGTAAACCGGCAAGCACAGCTGCATACAAAGCTCGGCGACTCCATCTATGAGTGGACACAGACACATTCGGCACAAGCATTTTGGACAATTATCGGACTCGCCTTCTTTTATGGAGTTATGCATGCACTGGGACCGGGACACCGGAAAACGCTGGTGTTCTCATTTTATCTGACGAGAAAAGCTCCCGTGTGGGAGCCCGCTGTAACAAGCCTCACCTTAGCGGGGCTGCACGGCATAACCAGCCTCTTGTTACTGTTAATCTTCCGCAATGTGAGCGGCGCGTTATCCGCACATACCGACTCCGCGGCAATTTACCTTGAAGGTTTTTCCTTTATTCTGCTGCTGCTGCTTTCCGGAGCCTCTATCCTGCATCTGTTGTCCGACGCATTCTCCAATCGGTTTCCCCGGCTTCGTTTCAGCCGCCGCTCACTCGCACCCGGGCAAAGCAGCAAACCGGCATACAATACCGGCAGCTACGGTTCCGCACGGTATAAAAACTACCGCCCACAGCGCCGCACAGCCGGAAATATACAATGGGGTGCTTTTTTGCTCAGCGGTATGTATCCATGCCCCGCAGCCTTACTCGTACTGGTACTGGTTTCTACATTGGATGCGGCGGGTATCGGTATCATTGCGGTTATCGGTATATCGGCAGGCATGGCAATTCCCATCACCGTTGCAGCATACCTCGCATGGACGGGACGGCAGCGGCTGTTTAAGCGAATCGGCAAAACGCAAAAATATGCCGAAACCGCCGCATTAGTGCTCTCACTGGCGGCTTACAGCGCCATCTTTATCTTTTCGTTTATCGCAGTACTGCCTTTCATCAAAAGCGTGATAGGGTAA
- a CDS encoding DUF1007 family protein, with protein sequence MIRYTHKKIVCISILLSTLLLSTPVQLIAHPHLFISTQTEFVVNDGKIQGAYETWTFDRFFSADIIQGYDLNRDGLFDKTETKDVYDNAFINTKNYSYFTFIRQGDKRHSPEKVRDFSVWQKDGIASYRFYVDLSKYSGDFYFAVYDYSFFCDFRYDEKSPVLFRGSFGKTAPRYTIAENKKYPVYYDPFDTADMTTMYDSWKPGLQTYYPKEIHITY encoded by the coding sequence ATGATACGGTATACACATAAAAAAATAGTATGCATTTCGATTTTGCTGAGTACCTTGCTTTTGTCCACACCGGTTCAACTGATAGCCCATCCGCACCTCTTCATTTCTACTCAAACCGAGTTTGTAGTAAATGACGGGAAAATTCAGGGCGCGTATGAAACATGGACGTTTGACCGGTTTTTCAGTGCGGATATTATTCAGGGCTATGATCTGAACCGAGACGGTCTGTTTGATAAAACTGAAACAAAAGATGTCTATGACAATGCTTTTATCAATACTAAAAACTACTCGTATTTTACCTTTATCCGGCAGGGAGATAAGCGCCATAGCCCCGAAAAGGTGAGAGATTTTTCCGTATGGCAAAAAGACGGCATTGCTTCGTATCGATTTTATGTCGATTTGTCAAAATACAGCGGTGATTTTTATTTTGCCGTATACGATTACAGCTTTTTCTGTGATTTCCGGTATGATGAAAAATCTCCGGTACTCTTTCGCGGGTCTTTCGGTAAAACGGCTCCAAGATATACGATTGCCGAAAACAAAAAATATCCTGTGTACTACGACCCTTTCGATACCGCCGATATGACAACCATGTATGATTCGTGGAAACCGGGATTGCAAACGTATTACCCGAAAGAAATTCATATTACCTACTAA
- a CDS encoding DDE-type integrase/transposase/recombinase yields the protein MKTKKKLTEETAKRYCTASKKNKTKIIDEFIATTGYNRKYALHVLKNSAYVKVTHFNNVARQSVQVITKTRKKRNYEKYYGQDVQQEVIRLWIFSMYLCSKRLVPFIRDNIDYSAQKFGYDEKLKAKLARISSATVGRILKPEIPKHSIRGISTTRPAKNLNKLIPIRTFFDWDERKPGFFEVDTVANCGISTQGQYICTLTLTDVHSGWTENRALLNKAHRWVKEAIEDVKEKLPFQMKGIDSDNGSEFKNTQLLQWCKSNEVIFTRSRSYKKNDNCFVEQKNDSVVRRIVGYYRFEGEAARMVMADLYQQYNALVNFFFPSMKIISKKRIDAKVIKKYDTAKTPYCRLMESSDVSEAVKAELCRRKNNLDLQQLLETTQYLQRKLISMAQPWT from the coding sequence ATGAAAACGAAAAAGAAATTAACCGAAGAGACGGCGAAGCGTTACTGTACGGCAAGCAAAAAGAACAAGACGAAAATAATCGATGAGTTTATCGCAACAACCGGTTACAATCGAAAGTATGCCCTTCACGTTCTGAAAAACAGTGCATACGTAAAGGTCACGCACTTTAACAATGTCGCAAGACAGAGCGTACAGGTCATTACAAAGACACGCAAAAAGCGGAACTATGAAAAATACTACGGTCAAGACGTACAACAAGAAGTCATCCGGCTGTGGATTTTTTCGATGTATCTGTGTTCAAAACGGCTCGTGCCGTTCATTCGGGATAATATCGATTACTCTGCTCAAAAGTTCGGCTATGATGAAAAACTGAAAGCAAAACTCGCCCGCATATCAAGCGCGACAGTCGGCAGGATTCTCAAACCGGAAATCCCAAAACATTCCATCCGCGGTATTTCAACAACACGACCGGCAAAGAATCTTAATAAGCTCATTCCAATCCGCACCTTTTTCGATTGGGATGAACGTAAGCCGGGTTTTTTTGAGGTTGACACCGTCGCCAACTGCGGCATAAGTACCCAAGGACAGTATATTTGCACGCTTACCCTTACCGATGTTCATTCCGGCTGGACAGAAAACCGAGCCCTTTTAAACAAAGCTCATCGTTGGGTAAAAGAAGCAATAGAAGATGTGAAAGAGAAGCTCCCCTTTCAGATGAAAGGTATTGATAGCGACAACGGAAGTGAGTTCAAAAATACACAGCTGTTGCAATGGTGTAAAAGTAATGAAGTTATTTTCACTCGGAGCAGATCATATAAAAAGAATGATAATTGTTTTGTTGAACAGAAAAATGACAGTGTCGTAAGACGCATCGTCGGTTACTATCGCTTTGAGGGAGAAGCGGCACGCATGGTTATGGCTGACCTTTATCAGCAGTACAATGCACTCGTCAATTTCTTTTTTCCTTCGATGAAAATTATTTCAAAAAAACGGATAGACGCAAAGGTCATAAAAAAATATGATACGGCAAAGACGCCGTATTGCAGGCTGATGGAAAGCTCTGATGTAAGCGAGGCGGTAAAAGCTGAGCTGTGCCGCAGGAAGAACAACTTGGATTTACAACAGCTGCTTGAAACAACGCAATACTTGCAGCGTAAACTTATCTCTATGGCCCAGCCTTGGACATAG
- the rpmB gene encoding 50S ribosomal protein L28 has product MARRCDICGKGPMSGNTVSKSMNHQRRVWRPNLIDVKTEIDGRTLTLKLCSRCLKSNYVVKKV; this is encoded by the coding sequence ATGGCACGCAGATGCGATATTTGTGGAAAAGGGCCGATGAGCGGTAATACGGTTAGTAAATCGATGAATCACCAACGCCGCGTATGGCGCCCCAACCTTATCGACGTAAAAACGGAAATTGACGGAAGAACGTTGACCCTGAAACTGTGTTCCCGCTGCTTAAAGAGCAACTATGTTGTTAAGAAAGTCTAA
- a CDS encoding AraC family transcriptional regulator, with product MDYLNHLYGRDIKTVKKLQHGTVHTVKTRNGMCYVTSYRIFPGVNVMFNDIHTDTLCPPSAAALLNNNIKQYELNHCREGAFESILKDGTQVSMNAGDFAINPLENCSQHSRFPIRHYHGISIYIIPAELGEEARTLQQYFCIDYGIILEHLCKNGTLFLKRATPELDHIFHEMYHVPEEIAVPYLKIKIQELFLYLSILKSGIDFTDREYAQKTNREIIKRLHQFVIKNSNKNYSYAQLSAVFHIKTTTMKTCYKSVYGTTIHETVKKARLQKAIDLLKNSSANIMEIALEIGYSSHAKFSEAFKQTYNLRPSEYKKLIRQL from the coding sequence ATGGACTACCTAAACCACCTCTACGGCAGAGATATAAAAACCGTAAAAAAATTACAGCACGGAACAGTGCATACCGTCAAAACACGGAATGGAATGTGCTACGTTACATCGTATCGTATTTTCCCCGGTGTGAATGTTATGTTTAACGACATCCATACCGATACATTATGTCCACCTTCCGCTGCGGCTCTGCTCAATAACAATATCAAGCAATACGAACTGAACCATTGCAGAGAAGGTGCATTTGAATCGATATTAAAAGACGGAACACAAGTCAGCATGAATGCCGGTGACTTTGCAATCAATCCTTTAGAAAATTGTTCGCAGCATTCTCGGTTTCCGATACGGCACTATCACGGTATCAGCATTTATATTATTCCGGCGGAATTAGGAGAAGAAGCCCGCACCTTGCAGCAGTATTTTTGTATCGATTACGGAATCATTTTAGAACACCTGTGTAAAAACGGAACCCTCTTTTTGAAACGAGCAACCCCCGAACTTGATCATATATTTCACGAAATGTATCACGTGCCGGAAGAAATTGCCGTTCCGTATCTAAAAATAAAAATACAGGAATTGTTTTTGTATTTAAGCATATTAAAAAGCGGCATCGATTTTACCGACCGTGAATACGCGCAAAAAACCAATCGGGAAATTATCAAACGCCTCCATCAGTTTGTCATAAAAAACTCAAATAAAAACTACAGTTATGCGCAGCTTTCCGCCGTCTTTCATATTAAAACGACAACAATGAAAACCTGCTATAAATCGGTTTATGGAACAACCATTCACGAAACGGTCAAAAAAGCGCGGCTTCAAAAAGCAATCGATCTTCTTAAAAACTCCTCCGCAAACATTATGGAAATTGCTTTGGAAATCGGCTACTCAAGTCATGCAAAATTTTCGGAAGCCTTTAAGCAGACCTATAACTTGCGGCCGAGCGAATATAAAAAATTAATTCGGCAGCTCTAA